A single window of Achromobacter xylosoxidans DNA harbors:
- a CDS encoding universal stress protein → MLNILVPVDGSDNANRAVLHARQLAQGAPDARIHLLNIQSPPQGRAGLSRLVTQDMIDEYYVREGQEAADEARKLLDVTGTDYTSHVEFGKPAIEIHAYAQEHQCARIVMGTRGHGALAGVLIGSVANQVVQLAEVPVTLVR, encoded by the coding sequence ATGCTGAACATCCTCGTCCCCGTGGACGGTTCCGACAATGCCAACCGCGCCGTGCTGCACGCGCGCCAGCTGGCCCAGGGCGCGCCCGACGCGCGCATCCACCTGCTCAACATCCAGTCGCCGCCGCAGGGCCGCGCCGGCCTGTCGCGGCTGGTCACGCAGGACATGATCGACGAGTACTACGTGCGCGAGGGCCAGGAAGCCGCCGATGAAGCGCGCAAGCTGCTCGACGTCACCGGCACCGACTACACCAGCCATGTCGAATTCGGCAAACCCGCGATCGAGATCCACGCCTATGCGCAGGAACACCAGTGCGCGCGCATCGTCATGGGCACGCGTGGCCATGGCGCGCTGGCCGGCGTGCTGATCGGCTCGGTCGCCAACCAGGTGGTGCAACTGGCCGAGGTGCCGGTGACGCTGGTGCGCTGA
- a CDS encoding sensor histidine kinase codes for MTASRAPGSLRWRMLAGTLAWIAAIIVLAGWGLGSLFRQHISEQLRAELALHMNQLTAAVSVAPDGRPTVASPLSDPRLEQPLSGLYWQIDRLDDAGRVVAAGVARSRSLWDQVLALPATDRTDGFHDIAGPENHDLSALTRLLKPEDSDAGALRLVVAADRAVLAEPIERFDHMLSLSLGALAAGLVAAAVVQVMVGLRPLGRLRRQLAAQQGRNSVRIEGRFPSEIQPLVDDFNRVLAVNADIVQRARTQAGNLAHAVKTPLTILGNAAMREEGAFARLVREQVAMAQRQIDHHLARARAAAASGTAGGRTPLRAPLQALLRVMQRLYAARELQLEMDEFADRLEFRGEEQDLQEMVGNLLDNACKWAARRVRIGAQATAPDRLSIVIDDDGPGISEDERERIFERGVRMDEQRPGSGLGLDIVRDLAGTYGGEVSAGPSPLGGLRVTLTLPALPTGL; via the coding sequence ATGACCGCGTCGCGCGCGCCGGGGTCGCTGCGCTGGCGCATGCTGGCCGGCACGCTCGCCTGGATCGCGGCGATCATCGTGCTGGCCGGATGGGGACTGGGCAGCCTGTTTCGCCAGCACATTTCCGAACAGTTGCGGGCCGAGCTGGCGCTGCACATGAACCAGTTGACGGCGGCGGTCAGCGTGGCGCCGGACGGGCGGCCGACCGTGGCCTCTCCCTTGAGCGATCCCCGCCTGGAGCAGCCGCTGTCCGGCCTGTACTGGCAGATCGACCGTCTCGACGACGCCGGCCGCGTGGTGGCCGCGGGCGTGGCGCGTTCGCGCTCGTTGTGGGACCAGGTGCTGGCCCTGCCCGCCACTGACCGCACCGATGGTTTCCATGACATCGCCGGACCCGAGAACCACGACCTGAGCGCGCTGACGCGCCTGCTCAAGCCCGAAGACAGCGACGCCGGCGCGCTGCGCCTGGTGGTGGCCGCCGATCGCGCGGTGCTGGCCGAGCCCATCGAACGCTTCGACCACATGCTGTCGCTGTCGCTGGGCGCGCTGGCCGCCGGATTGGTGGCGGCAGCGGTGGTGCAGGTGATGGTTGGGTTGCGGCCGCTGGGGCGGCTGCGGCGCCAGCTGGCCGCGCAGCAGGGCCGCAACAGCGTGCGCATCGAGGGCCGTTTTCCCAGCGAGATCCAGCCGCTGGTCGATGATTTCAACCGCGTCCTGGCGGTCAACGCCGACATCGTGCAACGGGCGCGGACCCAGGCCGGCAACCTGGCGCATGCGGTCAAGACGCCGTTGACCATCCTGGGCAACGCGGCGATGCGCGAAGAGGGCGCCTTCGCCCGCCTGGTGCGTGAACAGGTTGCGATGGCGCAGCGCCAGATCGACCACCACCTGGCGCGCGCGCGCGCCGCGGCGGCCTCCGGCACGGCGGGCGGACGCACGCCGCTGCGGGCGCCGCTACAGGCGCTGTTGCGCGTCATGCAGCGCTTGTATGCGGCACGGGAACTGCAACTGGAGATGGACGAATTCGCCGACCGGCTCGAGTTTCGCGGCGAGGAGCAGGACCTGCAGGAAATGGTCGGCAACCTGCTCGACAACGCCTGCAAATGGGCCGCGCGGCGCGTCCGCATCGGCGCCCAGGCGACCGCGCCAGACCGCCTGAGCATCGTGATCGACGACGACGGCCCGGGCATCTCCGAAGACGAGCGCGAACGCATCTTCGAGCGTGGCGTGCGCATGGACGAGCAGCGGCCTGGTTCCGGCCTGGGCCTGGACATCGTGCGGGACCTGGCCGGCACCTATGGTGGCGAGGTCAGCGCGGGGCCATCGCCGCTGGGCGGGCTGCGCGTGACGCTGACCTTGCCGGCGTTGCCGACCGGCCTCTAG
- a CDS encoding response regulator transcription factor produces the protein MRILVVEDEPTLAAQLAEALRLAGYTVDAAADGADAHYMGEVETYDVVVLDLGLPVMDGLTVLKQWRAAGRGMPVLILTARSNWHEKVAGIDAGADDYLTKPFHMEELLARVRALLRRHSNHASAQWRCGPLMLDTRLARATVDGQPLNLTSHEFKVLAVLMQHAGEVVSRGDLIEHIYAQDHDRDSNTIDVFIGRLRKKLPADTIETVRGLGYRLACPS, from the coding sequence ATGCGCATACTTGTCGTCGAAGACGAACCGACCCTGGCCGCGCAGCTGGCCGAGGCCCTGCGACTTGCGGGTTATACCGTCGACGCCGCCGCGGACGGCGCCGACGCGCACTACATGGGCGAGGTCGAGACCTACGACGTGGTGGTGCTGGACCTGGGCTTGCCGGTGATGGACGGCCTGACGGTGCTCAAGCAATGGCGCGCGGCCGGCCGCGGCATGCCGGTCCTGATCCTGACCGCGCGCTCCAACTGGCACGAGAAGGTCGCCGGCATCGACGCCGGCGCCGACGACTACCTCACCAAGCCCTTCCACATGGAAGAACTGCTGGCGCGCGTGCGCGCCTTGCTGCGGCGGCACAGCAACCACGCCAGCGCGCAATGGCGCTGCGGTCCGCTGATGCTCGACACGCGGCTGGCCCGCGCCACTGTCGACGGCCAGCCGCTGAACCTCACCAGCCACGAATTCAAGGTGCTGGCGGTGCTGATGCAGCACGCCGGCGAGGTGGTCTCGCGCGGTGACCTGATCGAACACATCTACGCCCAGGACCACGACCGCGACTCCAACACCATCGACGTGTTCATTGGCCGCCTGCGCAAGAAGCTGCCGGCCGACACCATCGAGACCGTGCGCGGGCTGGGTTACCGGCTCGCCTGTCCGTCATGA
- a CDS encoding PepSY domain-containing protein, with translation MTARLRIAIWLTGLALALALAIGPGAGRADESDHEQARQALQAGKVLPLRSVLDIVERDFPGQVVKVEFEEDDGIFLYEIRLLQPGGSLVKLKIDARDGTVLGMKGRDIQFRNRH, from the coding sequence ATGACCGCACGCCTACGTATCGCAATCTGGCTGACCGGCCTCGCGCTGGCCCTGGCGCTGGCCATCGGGCCGGGCGCGGGCCGCGCCGACGAAAGCGACCATGAACAGGCGCGCCAGGCCCTGCAGGCCGGCAAGGTGTTGCCGTTGCGGTCGGTGCTGGATATCGTCGAGCGTGATTTCCCTGGCCAGGTGGTCAAGGTGGAATTCGAGGAGGATGACGGCATCTTCCTCTACGAAATCCGCCTGCTGCAGCCCGGCGGCAGCCTGGTCAAGCTGAAGATCGATGCGCGCGACGGCACCGTGCTGGGCATGAAGGGGCGCGACATCCAATTCCGGAACCGACACTGA
- a CDS encoding PepSY domain-containing protein, which translates to MNPIRKTLSALAIGAAALAGTAALAQTAPQPAPATPAPAATAPVQAAPAAQILTVRQVYDTLTAAGYRNITEIELEHHRGYDVKADNPQGQRVKLRVDAQTGAVLRSRIKD; encoded by the coding sequence ATGAACCCGATCCGCAAGACCCTGTCCGCCCTGGCCATCGGCGCCGCCGCCCTCGCGGGCACCGCCGCGCTGGCGCAGACCGCGCCCCAGCCCGCTCCGGCGACCCCGGCGCCCGCCGCAACCGCGCCGGTCCAGGCCGCCCCCGCCGCGCAGATCCTGACCGTGCGCCAGGTCTATGACACGCTGACCGCCGCGGGCTATCGCAACATCACCGAGATCGAACTGGAGCATCACCGCGGCTACGACGTCAAGGCCGACAACCCGCAAGGCCAGCGCGTGAAGCTGCGGGTGGACGCGCAGACCGGCGCGGTGCTGCGCAGCCGTATCAAGGATTGA
- a CDS encoding ferric reductase-like transmembrane domain-containing protein has product MKTRTVLGLFLLALTGAWAIDALVLQPAATAAWPWVLRQQALYLTGVWSIGLMSLIMLLALRPAWLEGPLGGMDKIYRLHKWAGILAIGAGAAHWLVKLASTPLKALVGAEGRPARDAVLAMLADSRGLAKDLGEWTIYALLAMLVITLWRRFPYHAWRIVHRAMPLAYLILVFHTLALAPAYYWTGPTGALLLPLMAGGAWAALLSLAGRIGGARRVAGRVTALTQRPGDILEVTCELGARWPGHAAGQFAFVTFDRREGAHPFTIASAPHRGRRDVTFQIKALGDYTQRLAATLREGAPVMVEGPYGRFERPAAGPQVWVAGGIGVTPFLAWLEAARDASGHTPPVWLHYCVRDGATDPFVDVLRQRCAALDNVTLQVHSAAAGQRLDAAALAQGEVAAGRVADVWYCGPAGLANALRKGLRRLGRGNVHWHQEAFDMR; this is encoded by the coding sequence ATGAAAACCCGTACCGTCCTGGGACTGTTCCTGCTGGCGCTGACCGGCGCCTGGGCCATCGACGCCCTGGTGCTGCAACCGGCGGCCACGGCCGCCTGGCCCTGGGTGCTGCGCCAGCAGGCGCTGTACCTGACAGGCGTCTGGTCCATCGGCCTGATGTCGCTGATCATGCTGCTGGCCTTGCGCCCTGCCTGGCTGGAAGGTCCGCTGGGCGGCATGGACAAGATCTACCGGCTGCACAAATGGGCCGGCATCCTGGCCATCGGCGCCGGCGCCGCGCATTGGCTGGTCAAGCTGGCCAGCACGCCGCTGAAGGCGCTGGTCGGCGCCGAGGGCCGACCGGCGCGCGACGCGGTGCTGGCCATGCTGGCGGATTCGCGCGGATTGGCCAAGGACCTGGGCGAATGGACGATCTACGCGCTGCTGGCCATGCTGGTCATCACGCTGTGGCGCCGCTTTCCGTACCATGCCTGGCGCATCGTCCACCGCGCCATGCCGCTGGCCTACCTGATACTGGTGTTCCATACCCTGGCGCTGGCGCCGGCCTATTACTGGACCGGGCCGACCGGCGCGCTGCTGCTGCCGTTGATGGCGGGCGGCGCCTGGGCCGCGCTGCTGTCGCTGGCCGGCCGCATCGGCGGGGCCCGGCGCGTGGCGGGCCGGGTGACGGCGCTGACGCAGCGGCCTGGCGACATCCTCGAAGTCACCTGTGAACTCGGTGCGCGCTGGCCCGGCCACGCCGCCGGCCAGTTCGCCTTCGTCACCTTCGACCGGCGCGAAGGCGCGCACCCGTTCACCATCGCCAGCGCGCCGCATCGCGGACGCCGCGACGTGACGTTCCAGATCAAGGCGCTGGGCGACTACACCCAGCGGCTGGCCGCCACGTTGCGCGAGGGCGCGCCCGTGATGGTGGAAGGCCCCTATGGCCGCTTCGAGCGTCCCGCCGCCGGCCCGCAGGTGTGGGTGGCGGGCGGCATCGGCGTCACGCCTTTCCTGGCCTGGCTGGAGGCCGCGCGCGACGCGTCCGGCCACACGCCGCCCGTCTGGCTGCACTATTGCGTGCGCGACGGCGCAACCGACCCGTTCGTGGACGTGCTGCGGCAACGCTGCGCCGCGCTGGACAACGTCACGCTCCAGGTACACAGCGCCGCCGCCGGCCAGCGCCTGGACGCCGCCGCGCTGGCGCAGGGCGAAGTGGCCGCCGGCCGCGTCGCCGATGTCTGGTACTGCGGCCCCGCCGGGCTGGCGAACGCATTGCGCAAGGGCCTGCGGCGCCTGGGGCGCGGCAACGTCCACTGGCATCAGGAAGCCTTCGACATGCGCTAG
- a CDS encoding PQQ-dependent sugar dehydrogenase, whose protein sequence is MRIRYLLPALVAAASLVAACGEVARLPVEAGMGPRPELPAPNTTLIPTVNTARAVGWSETGLPTPASGLAVTAYARGLDHPRWLYVLPNGDVLVAETNAPPKPPEMSGGLKDWAAGIVMKRAGARTPSANRITLLRGLTPDGAAQTRSVFLEGLNSPFGMALVGDQLYVANADAVLRFPYQAGQTRIDAPGVKVTDLPAGRNHHWTKNLIASADGAKLYATVGSNSNVAENGMAEEEGRAAIWEIDVASGAKRLYASGLRNPVGMAWGPDGKTLWTAVNERDELGSDLVPDYMTSVRDGGFYGWPYSYFGQHVDTRVKPPRPDLVAQAIVPDYALGPHTASLGLAWSGGATLPAPFTHGMFVGQHGSWNRDPRSGYKVIFVPFTGNRADGQARDVLTGFLDADGQARGRPVGVAVDGRGGLLVADDVGNVIWRVTAQPAAR, encoded by the coding sequence ATGCGAATTCGATACCTGTTGCCGGCGCTCGTCGCGGCCGCCAGCCTGGTGGCCGCTTGCGGCGAAGTCGCCCGCCTGCCGGTCGAGGCCGGCATGGGGCCGCGGCCCGAGTTGCCCGCCCCCAATACCACCCTCATTCCCACGGTCAACACGGCCAGGGCGGTGGGCTGGAGCGAGACCGGCCTGCCGACGCCGGCCAGCGGCCTGGCGGTCACCGCCTACGCCCGCGGCCTGGATCATCCGCGCTGGCTCTACGTGCTGCCCAATGGCGACGTGCTGGTGGCCGAGACCAACGCGCCGCCCAAGCCGCCCGAGATGTCCGGCGGCCTCAAGGACTGGGCCGCCGGCATCGTCATGAAGCGCGCCGGCGCGCGCACGCCCAGCGCCAACCGCATCACCCTGCTGCGCGGCCTGACGCCCGATGGCGCGGCGCAGACGCGCAGCGTGTTCCTGGAAGGCCTGAATTCGCCCTTCGGCATGGCGCTGGTGGGCGACCAGCTGTATGTCGCCAACGCCGACGCGGTGCTGCGGTTTCCGTACCAGGCCGGCCAGACCCGCATCGACGCGCCCGGCGTCAAGGTGACCGACCTGCCCGCGGGGCGCAACCATCATTGGACCAAGAACCTCATCGCCAGCGCCGACGGCGCCAAACTGTATGCGACGGTCGGCTCGAACAGCAACGTCGCCGAGAACGGCATGGCGGAAGAGGAAGGCCGCGCCGCCATCTGGGAAATCGACGTCGCCAGCGGCGCCAAGCGCCTGTATGCCAGCGGCCTGCGCAACCCGGTGGGCATGGCCTGGGGCCCCGACGGCAAGACGCTGTGGACGGCGGTGAACGAACGCGACGAGCTGGGCAGCGACCTGGTGCCCGACTACATGACCTCGGTGCGCGACGGCGGTTTCTATGGCTGGCCATACAGCTACTTCGGCCAGCACGTCGACACCCGGGTGAAGCCGCCGCGCCCGGACCTGGTGGCGCAGGCGATCGTGCCGGATTACGCGCTGGGGCCGCACACCGCCTCGCTGGGGCTGGCCTGGTCCGGCGGCGCCACGCTGCCGGCGCCGTTCACCCACGGCATGTTCGTCGGCCAGCATGGTTCCTGGAACCGCGACCCGCGCAGCGGCTACAAGGTCATCTTCGTGCCATTCACCGGCAACCGCGCCGACGGCCAGGCGCGCGACGTGCTGACGGGATTCCTGGACGCGGACGGCCAGGCCCGCGGCCGGCCGGTGGGCGTGGCCGTGGATGGGCGCGGCGGCCTGTTGGTGGCCGACGACGTCGGCAACGTGATCTGGCGCGTAACGGCGCAGCCAGCGGCGCGTTGA
- the azu gene encoding azurin — translation MLLKNLCAATILALASAPVLAAECSVDIAGNDQMQFDKKEITVSKSCKQFTVNLKHPGKLAKNVMGHNWVLTKQADMQGAVNDGMAAGLDNNYVKKDDARVIAHTKVIGGGETDSVTFDVSKLAAGQDYAYFCSFPGHFALMKGVLKLVD, via the coding sequence ATGCTGTTGAAGAATCTCTGCGCCGCAACCATCCTGGCCCTGGCCTCGGCGCCCGTGCTGGCGGCCGAATGCTCGGTCGACATCGCCGGCAATGACCAGATGCAGTTCGACAAGAAGGAAATCACGGTCAGCAAGAGCTGCAAGCAGTTCACCGTCAACCTCAAGCACCCCGGCAAGCTGGCCAAGAACGTCATGGGCCACAACTGGGTGCTGACCAAGCAGGCCGACATGCAGGGCGCCGTCAACGACGGCATGGCCGCCGGCCTGGACAACAACTACGTCAAGAAGGACGATGCCCGCGTCATCGCCCACACCAAGGTGATCGGCGGCGGCGAAACCGATTCGGTCACCTTCGACGTCAGCAAGCTGGCCGCCGGCCAGGACTACGCCTACTTCTGCTCGTTCCCCGGCCACTTCGCGCTGATGAAGGGCGTGCTCAAGCTGGTCGACTGA
- a CDS encoding SDR family oxidoreductase, producing the protein MSTDKVAIITAGGSGMGAAAARKLAADGYRVAILSSSGKGEALAAELGGLGVTGSNRSPEDLARLVDATLQQWGRVDAVVNSAGHGPKGPLLEISDDDWHLGMEFYLLNVVRIARLVAPVMKRQKSGAIVNISTYATFEPEALFPTSGVFRAGLAAFTKVFADEYAEHNVRMNNVLPGFIDSLPEKEDRRARIPMGRYGTAEEVADLIAFLASDASSYITGQNIRIDGGITRSV; encoded by the coding sequence ATGAGCACGGATAAAGTGGCAATCATCACCGCCGGCGGCAGCGGCATGGGCGCGGCCGCGGCGCGCAAACTGGCCGCCGACGGCTACCGCGTGGCGATCCTGTCCTCGTCCGGCAAGGGCGAGGCGCTGGCCGCCGAACTCGGCGGCCTGGGCGTGACCGGTTCGAACCGCTCGCCCGAGGACCTGGCGCGGCTGGTGGACGCGACCCTGCAGCAGTGGGGCCGCGTCGACGCCGTGGTCAACAGCGCCGGCCACGGTCCCAAGGGTCCGCTGCTGGAGATCAGCGACGACGACTGGCACCTGGGCATGGAGTTCTACCTGCTCAACGTGGTGCGCATCGCGCGCCTGGTGGCGCCGGTCATGAAGCGCCAGAAATCCGGCGCCATCGTCAACATCTCGACCTACGCCACCTTCGAACCGGAAGCGCTGTTCCCCACGTCCGGCGTGTTCCGCGCCGGGTTGGCCGCGTTCACCAAGGTGTTCGCGGACGAATACGCGGAGCACAACGTGCGCATGAACAACGTGCTGCCCGGCTTCATCGACAGCCTGCCGGAAAAGGAAGACCGGCGCGCGCGCATCCCGATGGGCCGCTACGGCACCGCCGAGGAAGTGGCCGACCTGATCGCCTTCCTGGCCTCCGACGCTTCCTCGTACATCACCGGACAGAACATCCGCATCGACGGCGGCATCACACGCTCGGTCTGA
- a CDS encoding DUF1800 family protein, translating into MSASPSGAAPPASTETRPPTPGQASRFLAQATFGPTPAQIDAVVRDGYAAWLDAQLALPPSQSHFDWLLQQGKDTEAYKGNGINAPLESTLWRKFISAEDQVRTRVAFALSEIFVVGVASITANWPLFGAAGFMDLLAEHAFGSYQDLLTAVTRNLSMGCMLTYRGNRKEDPRTGRHPDENYAREVMQLFSIGLVELNRDGTPRLVKGAPVETYDNADVQGLAKVFTGWDLDGPETDVQFHRRPMALNPALHSLAEKRFLGAVIPPGTDGHLSLERAMEVISAHPNVGPFIGTQLIQRLVTSNPSPAYVGRVATVFDDDGRGARGNLKAVVRAILLDDEARHPDLAAPGWGKVREPILRFSGWARAFGATSTNGAWAMPDTTDNTIRLAQSPMRSASVFNFFRPRYAPPVTELARRGLVAPELQITDETSIAGYLNFVAIYVDRGWEDLQTPYTAEIALAADADALVARIVLLLAGDAFSAATAQAIAQAVDTLPRERPRDRVRAAITLVAASPEYLVQK; encoded by the coding sequence ATGTCCGCGTCGCCGTCCGGAGCGGCGCCGCCCGCTTCCACTGAAACCCGCCCGCCCACGCCTGGCCAGGCCTCGCGCTTCCTGGCCCAGGCCACCTTCGGCCCGACGCCGGCGCAGATCGACGCGGTGGTGCGCGACGGCTACGCCGCCTGGCTCGACGCGCAACTGGCGCTGCCGCCGTCGCAAAGCCATTTCGACTGGCTGCTGCAGCAAGGCAAGGACACCGAGGCCTACAAGGGCAACGGTATCAACGCGCCGCTCGAATCGACGCTGTGGCGCAAGTTCATCAGCGCCGAGGACCAGGTGCGCACCCGCGTGGCGTTCGCGCTGTCGGAGATCTTCGTGGTCGGGGTGGCGTCGATCACCGCCAACTGGCCGCTGTTCGGCGCCGCCGGCTTCATGGACCTGCTGGCCGAGCATGCCTTTGGCAGCTACCAGGATCTGCTCACCGCCGTCACCCGCAATCTGTCGATGGGCTGCATGCTGACCTATCGCGGCAACCGCAAGGAAGACCCGCGCACCGGCCGCCATCCCGACGAGAACTATGCGCGCGAAGTGATGCAGCTGTTCAGCATCGGCCTGGTCGAACTGAACCGCGACGGCACGCCCCGGCTGGTCAAGGGCGCGCCCGTGGAGACCTACGACAACGCCGACGTGCAGGGCCTGGCCAAGGTCTTCACCGGCTGGGACCTGGACGGGCCCGAGACCGACGTGCAGTTCCACCGCCGGCCGATGGCGCTCAACCCGGCGCTGCATTCGCTGGCCGAAAAGCGCTTCCTGGGCGCGGTCATCCCGCCCGGCACCGATGGACACCTGTCGCTCGAGCGCGCGATGGAAGTGATCAGCGCGCATCCCAACGTCGGGCCGTTCATCGGCACGCAGCTGATCCAGCGGCTGGTCACCAGCAATCCGAGTCCGGCCTATGTCGGGCGGGTGGCGACCGTGTTCGACGACGATGGCCGGGGCGCGCGCGGCAACCTCAAGGCGGTGGTGCGCGCCATCCTGCTGGACGACGAGGCGCGCCACCCCGATCTGGCCGCGCCCGGCTGGGGCAAGGTGCGCGAACCCATCCTGCGCTTTTCCGGCTGGGCTCGGGCGTTCGGCGCCACCTCCACCAACGGCGCCTGGGCCATGCCCGACACCACCGACAACACCATCCGGCTGGCGCAGAGCCCGATGCGCTCGGCCAGCGTGTTCAACTTCTTCCGGCCGCGCTATGCCCCTCCCGTCACCGAGCTGGCGCGGCGCGGCCTGGTGGCGCCGGAACTGCAGATCACCGATGAAACCAGCATCGCCGGCTACCTGAACTTCGTGGCCATCTACGTCGATCGCGGCTGGGAAGACCTGCAGACCCCTTACACCGCCGAGATCGCCCTGGCCGCCGACGCCGACGCGCTGGTGGCGCGCATCGTGCTGCTGCTGGCGGGCGACGCCTTCAGCGCGGCGACGGCGCAGGCCATCGCGCAGGCGGTCGACACGCTGCCGCGCGAGCGGCCGCGCGACCGCGTGCGCGCCGCCATCACGCTGGTGGCGGCCAGCCCCGAATACCTGGTGCAGAAATGA
- a CDS encoding DUF1501 domain-containing protein, translated as MKADRREFLLRACALGATHAAAPLALNLAALGAAAAQSAANGDYKALVCVFLYGGNDPFNTLVPFDAPAYRAYAAARSDIALPRDALQSTALRDKASTADGAQFALAPSLAPLAPLFARGEMAAVLNVGPLVVPTSKADYIGARVPLPPKLFSHNDQQSYWQALAPEGASSGWAGRLTDLYAGINARRSFTGITAGGNTVLLAGRHVAGYRVGVNGSTRIELLTRDLYGSNACTALLRQLITQPREHLMEREMSRIAAQSIDADARLRAALSGVAVPGDFASPLAQQFKIVARIIAARQALGARRQVFFVSQNGYDNHTGLNDTHPALLKELGQALAVFQQALAELGVARQVTTFTASEFGRTLGSNGNGSDHGWGAHHFVLGGAVDGGRYYGTHPQIAPDGPGFVDNGRLLPTLAVEQLGAALGGWFGASADDLRLVFPNLRHFDAAPLALFTAPRESSMPAAST; from the coding sequence ATGAAGGCCGACCGCCGCGAATTCCTGCTGCGCGCCTGCGCCCTGGGCGCCACGCACGCGGCCGCGCCGCTGGCGCTGAACCTGGCGGCGCTGGGCGCGGCGGCGGCGCAATCGGCGGCCAACGGCGATTACAAAGCGCTGGTGTGCGTGTTTTTGTACGGCGGCAACGATCCGTTCAATACGCTGGTGCCGTTCGACGCGCCCGCCTACCGCGCCTATGCCGCGGCCCGCAGCGACATCGCGCTGCCGCGTGACGCCCTCCAATCCACGGCGCTGCGCGACAAGGCATCCACCGCCGATGGCGCGCAATTCGCGCTGGCCCCGTCCCTGGCGCCGCTGGCGCCGCTGTTCGCGCGCGGCGAGATGGCGGCGGTGCTTAACGTCGGCCCGCTGGTGGTGCCCACCAGCAAGGCGGACTACATCGGCGCGCGGGTGCCGCTGCCGCCCAAGCTGTTTTCGCACAACGACCAGCAGTCGTACTGGCAGGCGCTGGCGCCGGAAGGCGCCTCGTCCGGCTGGGCCGGACGCCTGACGGACCTGTACGCCGGCATCAACGCGCGGCGCAGCTTCACCGGCATCACCGCCGGCGGCAACACCGTGCTGCTGGCCGGCCGCCACGTCGCGGGCTACCGGGTCGGCGTGAACGGCTCGACCCGCATCGAACTGCTGACGCGCGACCTGTACGGCTCCAACGCCTGCACCGCGTTGCTGCGCCAGCTGATCACACAGCCGCGCGAGCACCTGATGGAACGCGAAATGTCGCGCATCGCGGCGCAGTCCATCGACGCCGATGCACGGCTGCGGGCGGCGCTGTCGGGCGTGGCGGTGCCGGGCGACTTCGCCTCGCCGCTGGCGCAGCAGTTTAAGATCGTGGCGCGCATCATCGCCGCGCGCCAGGCGCTGGGCGCGCGCCGCCAGGTGTTCTTCGTGTCGCAGAACGGCTACGACAACCACACCGGCCTGAACGACACCCACCCCGCCCTGCTCAAGGAACTGGGCCAGGCGCTGGCCGTGTTCCAGCAGGCATTGGCGGAGCTGGGCGTGGCGCGCCAGGTCACCACCTTCACCGCTTCGGAATTCGGCCGCACGCTGGGATCGAACGGCAACGGTTCGGACCATGGCTGGGGCGCGCACCATTTCGTGCTGGGCGGCGCCGTCGACGGCGGCCGCTACTACGGCACGCATCCGCAAATCGCGCCCGATGGCCCGGGTTTCGTCGACAACGGCCGGCTGCTGCCGACGCTGGCGGTGGAGCAGTTGGGCGCGGCGCTGGGCGGCTGGTTCGGCGCCAGCGCCGACGACCTGCGGCTGGTGTTTCCGAACCTGCGCCACTTCGACGCCGCGCCTTTGGCGCTGTTTACAGCGCCGCGTGAATCGTCGATGCCAGCCGCTTCCACTTGA